Genomic segment of Macellibacteroides fermentans:
AAAATAAGCTGTAAAGCCTTAATTAAAAATGTCTCCATCTATAGTTTGTTATGTTTTTAATTTATTTATTAGAATAAGGATGCTGCAATCAGGCGTACTTCCTCATCAGATCGTACATAATCATCGTACGAAGGTGTCGGGACAAAAGATGCCTTGCACATGGTTTGCTCTATTACTTCACTCATTTGAAGAAAGCCAATCCGATCCTTTAAGAAAGCCTCAACTACAACCTCATTCGCAGCATTCAAAATACAGGGCATGTTTCCCCCTTTTTTAACCGCATCAAAAGCAAAGGCCAGATTTCGGAAACGAGTCATATCGGGCTCCTCAAAAGTCAATGTAGAGTATTGATTAAAATCCAATCTGGGAGCACTACTTTTTAATCTTTCCGGATACGAAAATGCATAGCTGATCGGAAGCTTCATATCAGGAATCCCCAGCTGCGCCATAACAGCACCATCTTCAAATTGAACCATTGAGTGAATAATAGACTGTGGATGAACTACAACCTGAATTTGTTCTGGAGAGAGACCAAATAACCACTTGGCTTCAATCATCTCAAAACCTTTATTCATCATTGAAGCAGAATCAATTGTCACCTTCGCTCCCATTGACCAATTAGGATGTTTTAATGCCTGAGCTTTGGTGACGGTTTCAAGTTCTTTCAATGATTTGTTACGAAAAGGTCCACCAGAGGCTGTCAGCAGTATCTTTTCCACCGCATTGTTACCTTCACCAACCAAACATTGAAAAATAGCAGAATGTTCGGAGTCAACAGGTAAAACAGGCACTTTATATTCCGTAGCCAATGCTGTAATTAATTCTCCGGCAACCACCAACGTCTCTTTATTTGCCAATGCAATTGCCTTACCTGCTTTTATCGCCTGTATCGTTGGTTTTAATCCTGAATATCCCACCATTGCTGTCAGCACCATATGAATAGGTTCAGCCTGTACAACCTGAGAGATAGCATCGGCACCTGCCCACACCTTTATTGGAAGATCTTCCAAAGCCTCCTTTAGTTCGGGATATTTCTGTTCATTGGCGATTACCACAACCTCCGGCAAGAACTTTCTCGCCTGATTTATCAATAAATCTACCTGATTATTAGCCGTCAGAGCATATACTTCAAACAGGTCAGCATGTTCGCTGATCACTTCAAGTGCCTGCGTTCCTATCGAACCGGTAGAGCCTAAAATAGCCAGTTGTCTTTTCATGTATTTAAAAAGATATATATTCTTCAGGATTAACAGGAGATCCCTTGTACCAAAGTTCAAAATGCAGATGAGGTCCTGTAGACAACTTACCTGTATTACCAACCAAAGCAATTGCCTCTCCTGCTACTACACGGTCTCCCGCATCCTTAAGCAACAATTCATTATGTTTGTAAATAGATAAAAATCCATTTCTATGTTGAATCTGAATCACATTTCCGTAGTTTACATCAAAACCGGTAAAAATAACCGTACCATCCATAGTTGCCAGAACACTTTCACGTTCAGCAGCAACCAAATCAACACCATAATGACGTTTTTCCGCCTCATAATGCGATGAGATCACTCCACTTACCGGTTTATAAAAGAAAGCACCTTCAGTAGGAACTGAATTTGGTGTAAGTACAGACAGATTATACTTTTCTTCTTCCTCAAACTTTTTCACAAATTCCGACTCAGCCTTTCCTCGAGGTATTTCATAGTTTGCATCGGCATGTGCAAGAGAATCTATGGTTCGGATGGAGTCCAGAGGCAAAGTTCCGGTTAAGATACCTGCCACATTATCAAGATATAGTTTTTGTACAGCCAACATCCTTTCTAAAGAATCAGCTTTGAGTGCATTTTGTACTATTTCTTTTCGAACTTCAACATCCAGATATCCGGGAAGATAGTTTCTAATGGGGGTTTTGATAATAATAAAGGAAGTAATTGCGATCAGAAAAAAAGCAAAGACAGCCAGTACAACAAAAGCAGATAGCTGAGATAGACGGAAAGACCATACCTCTTCGAGTGTGGCCTCATTAAAAAATGACAGTTTGTATTTGAACCGTATCCGGTGCCAAAAAGACTTCTGATGCTTTCGTTTTTTCTGTACCATGCTTTTTACTTAAAACGCAAAAGTAACAAAATCCTCCTCCATTGAAAAGATGTTCACGCTTATTAACTATTATAAATCCAGTAATCCATCCGGCAATGCCACTTCCAGGAACTTCTTGTCGTGATCCACCCCAAGTATCAGCTCTTCGGCCGCAGGAATTAAAATTTCGTTTCCTTTATAATTTACCTGTAGAAGAACATTGATTGTAGATTCATCCACCATCGTAATCGGTCCCAATAGTCCTAATTTTGCATCTGATACCATATATCCTACAAAACTATCCCAGGTCATATCCCCAACCAGATCACCAACTGCAGCATCAAGAGGATAATACACCTCCAGATTACTAAATTCACGAGCCTGTAATTCGGAATTTACATTTTCGAGTTTTACAAGTATGGATGAGTCGGACTTATAACGGTATTCCTCAATAAAGAAAGGCACCAAAATTCCTTCAAATTCGCAAACAATAAAAGGATCATCACTGTCATCGAATACATCACTGGTAGTCAACAACGTTATCTCACCTTTTATTCCATGAGGCTTGGCAAACTGACCAATCTTGAAAACATCTTCTTTCTTTATCATAATTTAGTATTAAAGACGTGTAATACGCGCACCTATGCTATTAAGGCGTTTATCTATATTTTGATACCCCCTGTCAATCTGATCGATATTATGAATACGGCTTGTACCCTCTGCACTCATTGCAGCAATAAGCAACGCAATACCTGCACGAATATCCGGAGACACCATAGTTGCTCCACGAAGTTTATAACGGTTTCCCAAGCCGATTACCGTTGCCCTGTGTGGGTCGCATAAGATAATCTGAGCACCCATATCAATCAGCTTATCTACAAAGAAAAGGCGGCTTTCAAACATTTTCTGATGAATCAGTACACTACCCACAGCCTGTGTTGCTACAACTAAAAACACACTGAGCAAGTCGGGTGTAAGACCAGGCCAGGGAGCATCTGCAATCGTCATGATCGACCCATCGATGAAAGTATCTATTTCGTAAGACTCATGTGTAGGAATATGAATATCGTCGCCCTGTTGCTCGACAGTAATCCCCAAACGTCTAAATGATTCAGGTATAATACCCAACATATCGAAGCCGGTATTTTTGATAGTTATATCGGAGCCGGTCATCGCCGCCATTCCAATAAAACTACCCACTTCAATCATATCCGGAAGAATTCTATGATTTGTCCCTTTCAGCGAATCCACACCTTGAATTGTAAGCAAATTAGACCCTACACCCGAAATATCGGCTCCCATCTGAATCAACATTTTAGAAAGTTGCTGCAAATAAGGTTCGCAGGCAGCATTGTAAATCGTTGTAATTCCTTCTGCCATTACAGCAGCCATCAATATATTGGCTGTACCCGTAACAGATGCCTCATCTAAAAGCATATAAGCCCCCTTCAGATGCTTCGCTTCAATTTCATAAAGCTGGGCATCCGGATTGTATGTAAAAGTAGCTCCGAGCTTCTGTATACCAGTAAAATGAGTATCCAATCTTCTGCGTCCGATCTTATCACCGCCGGGTTTAGGCAAAACAGCTTTTCCGAAACGGGCCAACAAAGGACCGACAATCATTACAGATCCTCTCAACGAAGCACTTTTCCGTACAAAATCTTCCGTTTTTAAATAATCCAGATTCACATTATCTGCCTGGAATGCATAAGTGTCTAACGATAATCGCTCCACCTTTACCTGCATATCCCTCAACAACTGTATAAGATTATTTACATCCAGGATGTCCGGTATATTAGTTATCGTAACTTTTTCAGGAGTAAGTAAAACAGCACAAATCACTTGTAATGCCTCATTTTTAGCCCCCTGCGGAACAATTTCTCCGCTCATTCTACAACCACCTTCAATAACAAATGATGCCATAGTCTCTTTTTACAAAAGGTCAACGACCTTTACGTGTATAGTTTTTGTTTGTATTTTTTCTGGATAAAATATCTTTGCTTTCTGTAAGCTTATGTTGTTCTTCATCCAACACAATTCTTCCTTCCGACAATTCATCCAGATCTTTAAAAATCTTTCGGTCATCAACCGCTTCTTTATTCCAATTTAGAAACGACTTTTTCATCTGATTGGCCAACAGTTTAATAAGGTAAGTCTTTTCTTGTCCCTCTTCAAACTCATTTGCTTTTAAAATCATTCGTTCCAATGTCTTGCCGTAATGTCTGTAACGAATTCTACCCGAATTATAAGGGATACGTGGCGGTCGGCTATGTAGGTCTTCCTTCTTTACAATTTCATACGGGTAATCAATATCAAGTTTAAAATCCGCCATGATAGCCAGGTGATCCCATAAAATATGTTTAAAGTCATTAACATCACGCAGGTGGGGAAACATATTCCCCATGATATTGATAATTGAATTGGCGCACCGCATTCGTTCTTCCTTATCTTCAATCGTAAGGCAATAATCTACCATGTTCTGTATATTGCGTCCATACTCAGGCAGAATCAAACGTTTTAGTTCTGTATTATATTCCATTCTAACATTTATTATTCTGCAAAAATACACAAATAAATTGAATATCTTAAGAGTAAACATCAGAAGCTGCTCTGTTTGCATTCAAATATATTTCTTTTCGCCATTACGAAGCAGAAATCGAATTATTTTCGTACGTTTGCATGATATAATTGTAAATTTAACAGCCATGACAACACAGCTTCAAGCTAAATTTATAGTGTTAATTTCACTTCTACTACTTGTAGGATGTAACAATACGCCAAAGAAAGCCGACAGCAATAAAGTTACGTTCGACTCTATCAAGGTAGATAAAAGTTACCATTTGCTTGATAACCCTGAAAACCCCAATTGCAATCTGCAGATTAACTTCACATACCCAATCCAGGTCGATAATAAACAGCAACTCAAAAATATACAACGGCTCTTTATTCAATCGTATTTTGGAGATTCATACATCGATTATTCTCCACAGGAAGCTGTCGAAAAGTATACAGAAAACTATCTTACCAATTACAAGGCATTGGAAGCTGATTTTAAATCGGAAGCAGTAAAGGCGCAAGATGAACCCATTGGCGCATGGTATTCCTATTACGAAATGTCGTCAAACAAAATTACCTATAATCAAAGTGGATTGCTGTGTTTCACAGTAAACTTTGAAAATTATACCGGAGGTGCGCATGGATCGCATTCCTATTTCAATCATATCATCAACTTAAAGACAGGTTCTGCTGTTACAGAGAAAGAGGTATTTATTGATAATTATGAAGACGATCTTGCCAAAATTCTTGTTGATGCCATAGCAAAACAAAATCAGGTTACCGACGTAAAAGCCCTCGAAAATATGGGCTTCTTCAGTGTAGATGAGATTTTTCCCAATGGGAACTTCAGCGTAGATGAAACCGGTATAAATTATACATTTAACGAATATGAAATAGCGGCTTACGTAGTGGGGGCAACACATGTGCATCTCTCTTTCGAAGAAATAAAACACTTGGCCCGCAAAGAAAGTCCTATTGCTCATCTCGTATTTTAATAGCGAGAACCTGTTTCAGTTTTTTTAATATTTAAAAACAATGAAAGTTATACAAACTTATTTTCCCGAATTAAGCGAACAACAGTGCCAACAGCTTGCAGCACTATACGATTTATATACTGATTGGAATGCCAAAATAAATGTCATTTCAAGAAAAGATATTGAAAACCTTTACCTTCACCATGTTTTACATTCATTAGGCATAGTTAAGATGCTTCGCTTCAAGGATGGGTCGTCTGTAATGGACGTTGGTACAGGCGGGGGATTTCCCGGTATTCCACTAGCCATATTCTTCCCTCAGGTTCAATTTCATTTGGTGGATAGCATAGGCAAAAAGATAAAAGTGGGGCAAGCGGTTGCCGAAGCCATCGGACTAAAAAATATTACCTTCCGCCATTGCAGGGTTGAAGAGGAAAAAGAAAAGTATGATTTCGTAGTAAGCCGTGCCGTAATGCCTTTGGCTGATTTGGTAAAGCTTGTACGTAAAAACATAAAAAAAGAGCAACACAACGCTCTTCCTAACGGACTTATTTGTCTCAAAGGAGGCGAACTTCAACACGAAATTCTTCCTTTTAGAAATCAGGCATTAAGTTTAGAATTAGGGGATTACTTTAAAGAAGAGTTTTTTAAAACAAAAAAAGTTGTATACGTGCCATTATGATACATGTAAAACGTTTTGAATTCAATTATTTCTCTGTAAACACCTATCTGTTATACGATAAGACAGGCGAGGCTGTATTAATTGATTGCGGCTGCATGAATCAGCGGGAGGAAGAGGAATTAAAAGCCTTTATTGATGAAAACAAACTTACGCTGAAAAGACTTTTATGTACCCACCTTCATCTCGATCATGTGTTTGGAAATGCATTTATTACTCAAACCTATGGATTGGAACCAGAAGCTCATAAGGCAGATACAGAGTTACTTCCTTCTGCCGAAGAACAAGCCAAGGCATTCGGACTATCCATGAAAGGCAAAAGTGGACAAGTAAGCCATTTTATAACAGTTGGAGAAGCAATCCACTTTGGAGAAAGTTCCCTCATCTCGTTACATGTTCCAGGACATTCTCCCGGAAGTCTTGTTTTTTATAGCGAAGCAAGCAATCTGGCTATCACAGGCGATACTCTCTTTGCCGGTGGTATCGGGCGTACAGATCTATGGGCCGGTAACCAGGAAATACTACTTGCTGCCATCCGAAACAAGCTCCTTACCTTGCCGGACAGCACTATAATTTATCCCGGTCATGGACCGGAATCTTCCATTCGTGAAGAAAAACTTGAAAATCCGTACATCTAAATTCAAAAATAAATCAAATACCTAGAATCTATGGACACAAATAAATTTGTAAACCGCCACGTTGGCATAAGGGAAGAAGACATTCCCCGGATGCTCAACACAATCGGGGTTAATTCTCTGGATGAACTAATCGACCAGACAATCCCCTCCGATATCAGATTAAAAGAATCATTAAACCTACCTGAGGCAATGACTGAGCGCGAATATGCAGAACACATTGCCGAATTAGGTTCGAAAAATGAAATTTTCACCTCTTATATAGGGATGGGGTGGTACGATACAGTAACCCCTGCACCAATCCAACGCAATGTATTG
This window contains:
- a CDS encoding 1-deoxy-D-xylulose-5-phosphate reductoisomerase produces the protein MKRQLAILGSTGSIGTQALEVISEHADLFEVYALTANNQVDLLINQARKFLPEVVVIANEQKYPELKEALEDLPIKVWAGADAISQVVQAEPIHMVLTAMVGYSGLKPTIQAIKAGKAIALANKETLVVAGELITALATEYKVPVLPVDSEHSAIFQCLVGEGNNAVEKILLTASGGPFRNKSLKELETVTKAQALKHPNWSMGAKVTIDSASMMNKGFEMIEAKWLFGLSPEQIQVVVHPQSIIHSMVQFEDGAVMAQLGIPDMKLPISYAFSYPERLKSSAPRLDFNQYSTLTFEEPDMTRFRNLAFAFDAVKKGGNMPCILNAANEVVVEAFLKDRIGFLQMSEVIEQTMCKASFVPTPSYDDYVRSDEEVRLIAASLF
- a CDS encoding M23 family metallopeptidase; the encoded protein is MVQKKRKHQKSFWHRIRFKYKLSFFNEATLEEVWSFRLSQLSAFVVLAVFAFFLIAITSFIIIKTPIRNYLPGYLDVEVRKEIVQNALKADSLERMLAVQKLYLDNVAGILTGTLPLDSIRTIDSLAHADANYEIPRGKAESEFVKKFEEEEKYNLSVLTPNSVPTEGAFFYKPVSGVISSHYEAEKRHYGVDLVAAERESVLATMDGTVIFTGFDVNYGNVIQIQHRNGFLSIYKHNELLLKDAGDRVVAGEAIALVGNTGKLSTGPHLHFELWYKGSPVNPEEYISF
- the rimM gene encoding ribosome maturation factor RimM (Essential for efficient processing of 16S rRNA) gives rise to the protein MIKKEDVFKIGQFAKPHGIKGEITLLTTSDVFDDSDDPFIVCEFEGILVPFFIEEYRYKSDSSILVKLENVNSELQAREFSNLEVYYPLDAAVGDLVGDMTWDSFVGYMVSDAKLGLLGPITMVDESTINVLLQVNYKGNEILIPAAEELILGVDHDKKFLEVALPDGLLDL
- the murA gene encoding UDP-N-acetylglucosamine 1-carboxyvinyltransferase, which gives rise to MASFVIEGGCRMSGEIVPQGAKNEALQVICAVLLTPEKVTITNIPDILDVNNLIQLLRDMQVKVERLSLDTYAFQADNVNLDYLKTEDFVRKSASLRGSVMIVGPLLARFGKAVLPKPGGDKIGRRRLDTHFTGIQKLGATFTYNPDAQLYEIEAKHLKGAYMLLDEASVTGTANILMAAVMAEGITTIYNAACEPYLQQLSKMLIQMGADISGVGSNLLTIQGVDSLKGTNHRILPDMIEVGSFIGMAAMTGSDITIKNTGFDMLGIIPESFRRLGITVEQQGDDIHIPTHESYEIDTFIDGSIMTIADAPWPGLTPDLLSVFLVVATQAVGSVLIHQKMFESRLFFVDKLIDMGAQIILCDPHRATVIGLGNRYKLRGATMVSPDIRAGIALLIAAMSAEGTSRIHNIDQIDRGYQNIDKRLNSIGARITRL
- a CDS encoding DUF4290 domain-containing protein; protein product: MEYNTELKRLILPEYGRNIQNMVDYCLTIEDKEERMRCANSIINIMGNMFPHLRDVNDFKHILWDHLAIMADFKLDIDYPYEIVKKEDLHSRPPRIPYNSGRIRYRHYGKTLERMILKANEFEEGQEKTYLIKLLANQMKKSFLNWNKEAVDDRKIFKDLDELSEGRIVLDEEQHKLTESKDILSRKNTNKNYTRKGR
- a CDS encoding DUF3298 and DUF4163 domain-containing protein, with the protein product MTTQLQAKFIVLISLLLLVGCNNTPKKADSNKVTFDSIKVDKSYHLLDNPENPNCNLQINFTYPIQVDNKQQLKNIQRLFIQSYFGDSYIDYSPQEAVEKYTENYLTNYKALEADFKSEAVKAQDEPIGAWYSYYEMSSNKITYNQSGLLCFTVNFENYTGGAHGSHSYFNHIINLKTGSAVTEKEVFIDNYEDDLAKILVDAIAKQNQVTDVKALENMGFFSVDEIFPNGNFSVDETGINYTFNEYEIAAYVVGATHVHLSFEEIKHLARKESPIAHLVF
- the rsmG gene encoding 16S rRNA (guanine(527)-N(7))-methyltransferase RsmG, producing the protein MKVIQTYFPELSEQQCQQLAALYDLYTDWNAKINVISRKDIENLYLHHVLHSLGIVKMLRFKDGSSVMDVGTGGGFPGIPLAIFFPQVQFHLVDSIGKKIKVGQAVAEAIGLKNITFRHCRVEEEKEKYDFVVSRAVMPLADLVKLVRKNIKKEQHNALPNGLICLKGGELQHEILPFRNQALSLELGDYFKEEFFKTKKVVYVPL
- a CDS encoding MBL fold metallo-hydrolase; translated protein: MIHVKRFEFNYFSVNTYLLYDKTGEAVLIDCGCMNQREEEELKAFIDENKLTLKRLLCTHLHLDHVFGNAFITQTYGLEPEAHKADTELLPSAEEQAKAFGLSMKGKSGQVSHFITVGEAIHFGESSLISLHVPGHSPGSLVFYSEASNLAITGDTLFAGGIGRTDLWAGNQEILLAAIRNKLLTLPDSTIIYPGHGPESSIREEKLENPYI